One genomic window of Tachypleus tridentatus isolate NWPU-2018 chromosome 12, ASM421037v1, whole genome shotgun sequence includes the following:
- the LOC143235324 gene encoding uncharacterized protein LOC143235324 isoform X4, with amino-acid sequence MIKSPKPNSEICGETTLNGNELNTFNIPQCNGKTYSVISGEEFSTLGNLTQQRQLQSGEKPYRCEVYGRSFERNSPLEQHEKNKTGEKLYNCKVFGKRFPLKGNLNSHEKASSEEKPYSCILCEKLFGVSGNFNTHLRTHIGKKSYSCSVCRNHFSTKNSLKSHHIIQIEQKLHCCIVCEKEFRTQDQLKRHQRTHTGEKPYSCGVCRKQFSSSSSLKIHRRIHTGEKPYSCAVCRKQFSSSSSLKIHRRIHTGEKPYSCEFCEKRFVECNALKIHKIIHTGEKLYSCEICEKQFGRRFYLKQHERIHTGEKPYSCAVCRKQFSSNSYLKIHQRIHTGEKRYSCEVCRKQFSSSSYLKIHQRIHTGEKPYICAVCEKQFGSKGVLQKHQITHTGEKPYSCDICEKQFGRKFYLKQHQRIHTGEKPYSCAVCRKQFSSNSYLKIHQRIHTGEKPYSCTVCAKQFGSMGVLQKHLITHTGEKPYSCEICEKQFGRRFYLKQHERIHSGEKSYTCAVCGKHFGSKDGLKRHQITHTGEKPYSCAVCGKYFVSKHGLKQHERKHTGEKPYSCVVCGKLFVSKHGLKQHGRKHTGEKPYSCAVCGKIFGSNGELKGHQRTYTGEKLYSCTECGKNVYGTVG; translated from the coding sequence ATGATAAAATCTCCAAAACCAAACAGTGAAATATGTGGAGAAACGACTTTAAATGGAAATgaactaaatacatttaatataccTCAGTGCAATGGTAAAACATATAGTGTAATTAGTGGAGAAGAATTTTCAACATTGGGTAACCTAACACAACAAAGGCAGTTACAGTCTGGAGAAAAACCATATCGTTGTGAAGTTTATGGAAGAAGCTTTGAGAGAAATAGTCCCTTAGagcaacatgaaaaaaataaaactggagaGAAACTTTACAACTGTAAAGTTTTCGGAAAACGATTTCCATTAAAGGGTAACTTAAACAGTCATGAAAAAGCAAGCAGTGAggaaaaaccatacagttgtatactttgtgaaaaattatttggAGTTAGTGGAAACTTCAatacacatttaagaacacaTATTGGCAAGAAATCCTATAGTTGTTCAGTATGTAGAAACCACTTTAGTACAAAAAATAGCTTAAAATCACATCATATAATACAGATTGAACAGAAACTGCATTGTTGTATAGTTTGTGAAAAGGAATTTAGAACACAAGATCAATTAAAAAGACATCAAAGaacacacactggggagaaaccttacagttgtggaGTTTGTAGGAAACAGTTTTCATCGAGCAGTTCCTTAAAAATACATCgcagaatacacactggggagaaaccttacagttgtgcagTTTGTAGGAAACAGTTTTCATCGAGCAGTTCCTTAAAAATACATCGCagaatacatactggggagaaaccatacagctgTGAATTTTGTGAAAAACGTTTTGTAGAATGTAATgccttaaaaatacataaaataatacacactggggagaaactgTACAGCTGTgaaatttgtgaaaaacagtttgggAGAAGGTTTTACttaaaacaacatgaaagaatacacactggggagaaaccttatagTTGTGCAGTTTGTAGGAAACAGTTTTCATCAAACAGttacttaaaaatacatcaaagaatacacactggggagaaacgtTACAGTTGTGAAGTTTGTAGGAAGCAGTTTTCATCAAGCAGTTAcctaaaaatacatcaaagaatacacactggggagaaaccatataTCTGTgcagtttgtgaaaaacaatttggATCAAAGGGTGTATTGCAAAAACATCAAATAACACACACTGGtgaaaaaccttacagttgtgatatttgtgaaaaacagtttgggAGAAAGTTTTACTTGAAacaacatcaaagaatacacactggggagaaaccttatagTTGTGCAGTTTGTAGGAAACAGTTTTCATCAAACAGttacttaaaaatacatcaaagaatacacactggggagaaaccatacagctgTACAGTTTGTGCAAAGCAATTTGGATCAATGGGTGTGTTACAAAAACATCTAATAacacacactggtgagaaaccttatagttgtgaaatttgtgaaaaacagtttgggAGAAGGTTTTACttaaaacaacatgaaagaaTACACTCTGGGGAGAAATCTTACACTTGTGCAGTTTGTGGAAAACACTTTGGATCAAAGGATGGATTAAAACGACATCAAATaacacacactggggagaaaccttatagttgtgcagtttgtggaaaatattttgtatcaaagCATGGattaaaacaacatgaaagaaaacacactggggagaaaccttacagttgtgttgTCTGTGGAAAACTCTTTGTATCAAAGCATGGATTAAAACAACATGGAAGAaaacacactggggagaaaccttacagttgtgctGTTTGTGGAAAAATCTTTGGATCAAATGGTGAATTAAAAGGACATCAAAGAACATACACTGGTGAGAAACTATACAGTTGTACAGAGTGTGGGAAAAACGTGTATGGAACTGTAGGTTAA